The Thiobacillus sp. genome contains the following window.
GAAGCGATGGGCGCCGAACACGCGGGGCTGGGTCCACTGGTCGATGAGGGGTGCCAGGGCGTTGCCCAGGAGAATGGCGTACATGACCCCCTCGGTGAGGCCGCCGAAATAGCGGATCATCACCGTCACCACGCCAATGACGGCGCCGTAGATCCATACGCCCAGGGGCGTCACCGGCGAGGTGACCATGTCCGTGGCCATGAACACGGCCCCCAGCATGAGGCCGCCGGAGAGCATGACGAAAAGGGGCTCCGGATAGCGGGTCGGGTCGATGGCCTGGAACAGCCAGGCAACCAGGGCAGCGGAGCCCAGCACGGCCACGGGGATGCGCCAGTCCATGAAGCGCCGGGCCGCCAGGTAGAGGCCGCACACCAGGATGAGGAGGGCCGAGGTTTCCCCCACCGAGGCGGTGGCGGCGCCATTGAGGAAATCCAGTGGCGCAGTGAGCTGGTTGTCGAACTTCCATTTGGCCAGGGGCGTGGCCTGGGACATGCCGTCCAGCATCCGGGTCTTCACCCAGCCGGAGATATCCGGCGGCGTCATCAGCGGCATCGTGAACGTGGTGGGAATGAAGCCGGTGAACCGCCCGGGCAGGTAGGCCGGCACGAAGGTGGTGATGGAAACGGGGAAGGCGGCCTGGACGAAGGCCCGGCCCACCAGGGCGGGATTGAAAACGTTGTAACCCATGCCGCCGAACAGGGCCTTGCCCAGGGCGATGGCTGTAAAACCCGCCACGCTGGCCATCCACAACGGGAAACTGGGTGGCAGCACCAGGGCCAGCAGCAGTCCGGTGATGGTGGCGCTCCAGTCCGAAAGGGTACTGGCGGTGCCTGACATCCAGTTGAAGAAGCGCTCCGTGGCCAGGCAGGTGCCGGTGACGACGAGGGTCAGGGCCAGCACGGACAGGCCGTACTGCCAGAAGGAAAAGGCCAGGATGGGCAGCAGGGCCAGCACCACGTTGAGCATGATCCGCTCGACGCTGACGTCGCGCTTCACATGGGGCGCGGTGCGCAGTTCGGTGAGGGGGCTGCTCATGGCTGTGGGTACCGGGACGACCACGGCGCAACGGAGGTGGCAAGCGTGGTGAATGTCATGTCGGGTCAGGTCAGGCGTGGAGGGCCCGCGGCATTCCGGAAGCAGCAGGCATCATCATCAGGTCCTGATGGTCTGTCCAGGACCGCAGCAGACGGTCCAGTTCCCGGGGATTGGGGCGACGGCCGGCCAGGGGGGCGAAGGCGTCCACCAGCTTGCGGCAACAGGCGAAGAAGCGGGCGTACTGGGGATCGTGCTCGCCACCGGCCAGATAACCACATTCACCCCAGCCCAGTGCCAGCGCTGCTGCTTCCACCCGGCTGTCATAGACGAAGAAGAGTTCGGGGAAGTGGAAATGCAGGTACTTGGAAGCCAGGGAGCGGGCCTGCTCCGGGGGCAGATCGTCGAACACGTCCATGACACGCTTGTGCATCTCGAACACCCGGGCCGGATCAATCTGCTCCGCTGTGGTGAGTCCGGCGAACCAGCGGTCCACGCCTGAATGGCCCAGGCGATAGGCGGTGAACTCGGGGGACACCTCCTCCACCTTCAAGCCATGGTCGGCGCACAGGCGCAGGATCATGCGCAGCTTGTCGGCCACGATTTCACCGCTGATGTGATGCCGATGCAGGTAACAAAGCTCGTAAAGAGCGCGGGTACGCACGTCCTGAGCGGACCGGGCCAGGGTATCGGTGATGAATTCGCGGGTGAGCTGGGGCTGCATGGGTTGCGTAGGTCCTATGGCTCAGGGTTGGTCAGGAAGCGGCTTTCTCGCGCAGGATGCCCTTGGCCACGCGGAACTGCTGCACCAGGGGAATGCTGGAAGGACAGACGAAGGTGCAGCAACCGCATTCGAAGCAGTCGCCCAGGTGATACTCGGCGCCCATGGTCTCGTAGTCCGCCTTGCCGGCCAGCATGCCCAGCATGGATGGGTTCAGGCCCATGGGGCAGGCTTTAAGGCACTCGCCACACTTGATGCAGGGCTTGGCAGTGCGGTTCTCCTCCGCCTGCACGTGGCGGCCGTCGAAGACCAGGATGCCGGACACCCCTTTGGTCACGGGCACGTCCAGGGAGGCCACGGCCTGGCCCATCATGGGCCCGCCCAAAATGATCTCCCGCTCGGTCACGTCCGGGGCACCGGCCCAGGCCAGCACATGGCGCATGGGCGTGCCGATGGGCACCCAGTAGTCTCCGGGCCGGGCGATGCCAGGGCCGGTGACGGTCACCACCCGCTCGGTGAGGCCATGGCCCTGGGGCAGCAGTCGGCCCATCATGGCCAGTGTGCCCACGTTGTTCACCACCACGCCGAACTCGGAAGCCCGCCTGCCGGGGGGCACGTCCAGGCCCATCACGGAGTGGATGAGCATCTTCTCCGCGCCCTGGGGGTACTTGGTAGGCACGGCCACCACGGAGATGGAACCATCGGCCGGCAGCTTGCGGCGGATGGCACCCACCGCGTCCAGCTTGTTGTCCTCCACGCCGATCACCGCCCTGGAGGCCCCCACGGCCCGCATGGCGTAGCCGATGCCCGTGAGCAGGTCGTCGGTGAGTTCCAGCATCATGCGGTGGTCGCAGGTGAGGTAAGGCTCGCACTCGCATCCGTTCACCACCAGGGTGTGGATGGCATGCTCTCTGGGCGGGCTAAGCTTCACGTGGCTGGGGAAGGCCGCGCCTCCCAGGCCCACCAGGCCCGCGTCCCATACGGCCTGGACGATCTCTTCCGGGGGCAGGCCATCCATGTCCCGGGGCTCGCCCCAGGCCAGCTCCTGGACGGAGCCCTCGTATACGCGTATGACAATGCTGTCCACCCAGTTGCCCTGGGCGGTGGGACGGGGCTCGATGGCCTCCACCACGCCGTCCGCCGGAGCGTGCAGGGGCACGGACATGAACCCGTCCGCCCTGGCGATAAGTTGACCGCGTACGACCTCCTGGCCCACCTGGACGGTGGGCACTGCCGGCTTCCCTATGTGCTGCGAGATGGGGAGGGTCATGCGCGGCGCAAAAGGCAACCGACGAATCGGCGTGCCGGCAGTGCTCTTGTTGCCCTCGGGGTGGACCCCGTGGGCGAAAGTCTTGCGCCTGAACAGTTGCATCAAGCGTGAAAAGTGAAACGTGACCTCGCCGCTGTGCGGAAACGAGTGAAACGTGGAAACTCGTGTGGCTGCACCGTTCACTTTTCACCCTTCACATTTCACGTTTCACGGAATCAGTTGAACTTCGCGGCCCGGGCCATCAGCTTGTCGACGCCCGGCTCGTTCATGTTCCAGGGGGTGCCCGGGTGGATGCAGCCCGCCGTGCACTTCTCTGCCGCCTTCACCAGATTGGCGAAGGTGGTGCCCTGGGGATTGATCACCACC
Protein-coding sequences here:
- a CDS encoding RnfABCDGE type electron transport complex subunit D → MSSPLTELRTAPHVKRDVSVERIMLNVVLALLPILAFSFWQYGLSVLALTLVVTGTCLATERFFNWMSGTASTLSDWSATITGLLLALVLPPSFPLWMASVAGFTAIALGKALFGGMGYNVFNPALVGRAFVQAAFPVSITTFVPAYLPGRFTGFIPTTFTMPLMTPPDISGWVKTRMLDGMSQATPLAKWKFDNQLTAPLDFLNGAATASVGETSALLILVCGLYLAARRFMDWRIPVAVLGSAALVAWLFQAIDPTRYPEPLFVMLSGGLMLGAVFMATDMVTSPVTPLGVWIYGAVIGVVTVMIRYFGGLTEGVMYAILLGNALAPLIDQWTQPRVFGAHRFGGAGEKRP
- the rsxC gene encoding electron transport complex subunit RsxC yields the protein MQLFRRKTFAHGVHPEGNKSTAGTPIRRLPFAPRMTLPISQHIGKPAVPTVQVGQEVVRGQLIARADGFMSVPLHAPADGVVEAIEPRPTAQGNWVDSIVIRVYEGSVQELAWGEPRDMDGLPPEEIVQAVWDAGLVGLGGAAFPSHVKLSPPREHAIHTLVVNGCECEPYLTCDHRMMLELTDDLLTGIGYAMRAVGASRAVIGVEDNKLDAVGAIRRKLPADGSISVVAVPTKYPQGAEKMLIHSVMGLDVPPGRRASEFGVVVNNVGTLAMMGRLLPQGHGLTERVVTVTGPGIARPGDYWVPIGTPMRHVLAWAGAPDVTEREIILGGPMMGQAVASLDVPVTKGVSGILVFDGRHVQAEENRTAKPCIKCGECLKACPMGLNPSMLGMLAGKADYETMGAEYHLGDCFECGCCTFVCPSSIPLVQQFRVAKGILREKAAS